In the genome of Pelodiscus sinensis isolate JC-2024 chromosome 3, ASM4963464v1, whole genome shotgun sequence, one region contains:
- the GJA10 gene encoding gap junction alpha-10 protein: MGDWNLLGSILEEVHIHSTIVGKIWLTILFIFRMLVLGVAAEDVWDDEQSEFICNTEQPGCSNVCYDKAFPISLIRYWVLQIIFVSSPSLVYMGHALYRLRALEKERQKKRAHLRAQLEELEPILEEHKKMERELRKLEEQKKVNKAPLRGSLLRTYVLHILTRSVVEVGFMIGQYVLYGLQMHPLYKCTRPPCPNTVDCFVSRPTEKTIFMIFMHSIAAVSLFLNILEIIHLGLKKIKTTLHERQRRETAMAEEETSICNLKKNSVVQQVCIMRNSSPQNSYKLLPTQQGGLPVYLPPAQGYKVLQTPADHGQRAVGMGAEQRRCSTDRPKSDQHHGQVPRLYKHPEHPQEREQHHRQLPNQNVGQPPRHPSSSSEETHKQPQQSVENCPESEQHIPEPPRNPVQPAKTPTNAGPLEISQGPRNMLRKHSRVSSCKDYGDDRVDSPDSGHYQGNRKASFLSRVLSESQLASDTESSDSRNGSSSEAKCREESSPPITPPPPSAMGRRMSMVNEAMTNQLLLMVKNEIKHDKLEGREEERERETLI, translated from the exons ATGGGGGATTGGAACTTGCTGGGCAGCATCCTAGAGGAAGTGCATATCCATTCCACCATCGTGGGCAAAATCTGGCTCACTATCCTTTTTATATTCCGCATGCTGGTGCTGGGAGTGGCTGCTGAAGATGTTTGGGATGACGAGCAGTCTGAGTTCATTTGTAACACCGAGCAACCTGGCTGCAGCAATGTCTGTTATGACAAAGCCTTCCCCATCTCTCTGATCAGATACTGGGTGCTACAGATCATCTTTGTCTCTTCCCCATCCCTAGTCTATATGGGGCATGCACTTTATAGACTTAGGGCCCTGGAGAAAGAGAGGCAAAAGAAGAGAGCTCATCTCAGAGCCCAGCTAGAAGAGCTGGAGCCCATCCTGGAAGAGCAcaagaaaatggaaagggagTTAAGGAAGTTAGAAGAACAGAAGAAAGTGAACAAGGCACCCTTGAGAGGGTCTCTATTGCGCACCTACGTCTTGCATATCTTAACCCGTTCCGTGGTGGAAGTAGGTTTTATGATAGGCCAGTATGTTTTATACGGGCTTCAAATGCATCCCCTTTACAAATGCACTCGGCCTCCCTGCCCTAACACAGTGGATTGTTTTGTGTCCAGACCCACAGAGAAGACCATCTTTATGATTTTTATGCATAGCATCGCAGCTGTCTCCCTGTTCCTGAACATCCTGGAGATTATCCACCTGGGACTAAAGAAGATAAAGACAACCCTGCACGAGAGGCAAAGAAGAGAGACAGCGATGGCAGAGGAGGAGACAAGCATTTGCAACTTGAAGAAGAACTCGGTGGTACAGCAAGTTTGCATCATGAGAAATTCCTCCCCCCAGAATAGCTATAAACTTTTGCCCACCCAGCAGGGGGGGCTGCCTGTTTATCTGCCTCCAGCACAAGGGTACAAAGTGCTCCAGACCCCTGCTGATCATGGCCAGCGGGCAGTAGGGATGGGTGCTGAGCAGCGCCGGTGCAGCACAGACAGGCCTAAGAGTGACCAGCACCATGGACAGGTCCCTCGCCTGTACAAGCACCCAGAGCACCCCCAGGAAAGGGAGCAGCACCACAGACAGCTCCCCAACCAGAATGTGGGACAGCCACCCAGACACCCTTCCTCCAGCAGCGAGGAGACCCACAAACAGCCCCAGCAGAGTGTTGAGAACTGCCCAGAGAGTGAACAGCACATCCCAGAGCCGCCCAGAAACCCCGTGCAGCCAGCCAAGACCCCCACTAATGCTGGTCCACTAGAGATTTCCCAAGGCCCCCGCAACATGCTCCGCAAACACAGCCGGGTGAGCAGCTGCAAAGATTACGGGGATGATCGTGTTGACTCTCCAGACAGTGGGCACTATCAGGGCAATCGCAAGGCCAGCTTCCTGTCCAGGGTGCTGTCCGAGAGCCAGTTGGCCAGTGACACAGAGAGCTCCGATTCCAGGAATGGCTCCAGCTCTGAAGCCAAATGCAGAGAGGAGAGCAGCCCTCCCATCACCCCACCACCCCCTTCTGCAATGGGTCGCAGGATGTCCATG GTCAACGAAGCAATGACAAATCAGTTACTTCTGATGGTGAAGAATGAAATCAAACATGACAAGCttgaagggagagaggaagagagagagagagagactcttatTTGA